Proteins co-encoded in one Armatimonadota bacterium genomic window:
- a CDS encoding protein kinase, with protein sequence MTVDVGTRVAGRYEVVALLAEGGMSRVYRARTPEGQVVALKVLRDAYAADREFVERFVREARAVQALDHPHVVRVLDSGRDGDVYFIAMEYVDGEDLKSYLRRVGPLEPADAERIALAVCEALDYAHGQGIVHRDVKPQNILLTRDGTVKVADFGIARALAAVTLTQTGTVLGTVHYLSPEQARGAPVGRASDLYALGVVLFEMLTGRLPFEGESPIAVALKHLHEPPPSARAVHPRVPRRLDGIIRKAMAKRREDRYATAREMAADLRGETARWEEVLGDDDPTRTFALEAHRRRRLRPVVPLAAAVLVAVLAGLWAGWQAVSAYLNVPEVEVPDLVGRSLLQAEQIARQQGVILEVAERAYSATVPQDVILAQHEPPGKRVKQGRRIGVVVSLGPQLVTVPDVVHQPVQAAQLALETARLRVGALQEGYDDVVKPGFVIRQDPPAGARVQVDSPVTLVISRGPAQVEMPALVGRTLAEARRLLEDRGLVIAHARTVPVVDVAPGVIVEQSPVAGALVRPGQTAITVAVAARPGQEAAPPQAPVVTVEPQPVPTPVPSPAPPTSAGRPSPAATPGAPPAAAPSPGLARRTRVQVVVPEGPAAQEVKIVVIDEKGVRTVYQAAHAPGDRVEQFVSTQGYTIIQVYIDNRLVQELRP encoded by the coding sequence GTGACCGTCGACGTCGGCACGCGCGTGGCCGGACGGTACGAGGTGGTGGCGCTCCTCGCCGAGGGCGGGATGTCCCGCGTCTACCGTGCGCGCACGCCCGAGGGCCAGGTGGTCGCCCTCAAGGTGCTGCGCGACGCCTACGCCGCCGACCGGGAGTTCGTCGAGCGCTTCGTCCGCGAGGCCAGGGCCGTGCAGGCCCTCGACCATCCCCACGTGGTGCGCGTGCTGGACAGCGGCCGCGACGGCGACGTCTACTTCATCGCCATGGAGTACGTGGACGGCGAGGACCTGAAAAGCTACCTGCGGCGCGTGGGCCCGCTGGAGCCGGCAGACGCGGAACGCATCGCCCTGGCGGTGTGTGAAGCCCTCGACTACGCCCACGGACAGGGCATCGTCCACCGCGACGTGAAGCCGCAGAACATCCTCCTGACCCGCGACGGCACCGTCAAGGTGGCGGACTTCGGCATCGCGCGCGCCCTGGCGGCCGTCACCCTCACCCAGACGGGCACCGTGCTGGGCACGGTACACTACCTCTCGCCCGAGCAGGCGCGGGGCGCGCCGGTGGGCCGCGCCTCGGACCTCTACGCGCTGGGGGTCGTGCTCTTCGAGATGCTGACCGGCCGCCTGCCGTTCGAGGGCGAGAGCCCGATCGCCGTGGCCCTCAAGCACCTGCACGAGCCGCCGCCATCGGCCCGCGCCGTGCACCCGCGCGTGCCCCGCCGGCTGGATGGGATCATCCGGAAGGCGATGGCCAAACGGCGCGAGGACCGGTACGCGACCGCCCGCGAGATGGCCGCCGACCTCCGCGGGGAGACCGCTCGATGGGAGGAGGTCCTCGGCGACGACGACCCTACCCGCACGTTCGCGCTCGAGGCGCACCGGCGCCGCCGGCTGCGGCCGGTCGTGCCGCTGGCGGCGGCGGTGCTGGTGGCGGTGCTGGCCGGGCTGTGGGCCGGCTGGCAGGCGGTCAGCGCCTATCTGAACGTCCCCGAGGTGGAGGTGCCCGACCTGGTGGGGCGGTCGCTCTTACAGGCGGAGCAGATCGCGCGGCAGCAGGGCGTGATCCTGGAGGTCGCGGAGCGCGCCTACAGCGCCACGGTGCCGCAGGATGTGATCCTGGCGCAGCACGAACCCCCGGGCAAACGCGTCAAGCAGGGCCGCCGGATCGGGGTGGTCGTCAGCCTCGGGCCGCAGCTCGTCACCGTGCCCGACGTGGTCCACCAGCCCGTGCAGGCCGCGCAGCTGGCGCTGGAGACCGCGCGCCTGCGGGTGGGCGCCCTGCAGGAGGGCTACGACGACGTGGTCAAACCGGGGTTCGTGATCCGACAGGATCCGCCGGCGGGCGCGCGGGTCCAGGTGGACTCACCGGTCACGCTGGTCATCAGCCGGGGGCCGGCGCAGGTGGAGATGCCGGCCCTGGTGGGGCGCACGCTGGCAGAGGCCCGCCGGCTGCTGGAGGATCGCGGTCTGGTGATCGCCCATGCGCGGACCGTTCCGGTGGTCGACGTGGCGCCGGGGGTGATCGTCGAGCAGTCGCCCGTTGCGGGCGCCCTGGTGCGTCCCGGCCAGACCGCCATCACGGTCGCGGTGGCCGCGCGGCCCGGCCAGGAGGCCGCGCCGCCCCAGGCGCCCGTGGTGACCGTCGAGCCTCAGCCGGTGCCGACGCCCGTGCCCTCACCGGCTCCGCCGACGTCCGCGGGCCGTCCGTCCCCGGCGGCGACGCCGGGCGCGCCGCCAGCCGCTGCGCCCTCGCCGGGGCTGGCGCGTCGGACGCGCGTGCAGGTCGTAGTGCCGGAGGGTCCCGCCGCCCAGGAGGTGAAGATCGTCGTCATCGACGAGAAGGGCGTGCGGACGGTCTATCAGGCCGCCCATGCGCCGGGCGACCGCGTCGAGCAGTTCGTGAGCACGCAGGGGTACACGATCATCCAGGTCTACATCGACAACCGCCTCGTGCAGGAACTGCGGCCGTGA
- a CDS encoding YicC/YloC family endoribonuclease, whose product MTGFGAAAVSVPGGRLAVEMRSINHRFSEIQIRLPRELAGLEDRIRALVTARILRGRVEVSVTREDAGRRARVVRADVDLAAAYARALRDLAHAVGAAGEVTIDHLTALPDVIRVDEDRPALDAVWPPLEEAVRTALDALVAMRAAEGRRLADDVLARLEVLERAAETVAARSRVVVQAYRDRLRARLGELLGEVPVDEARIAMELAIVADRADITEELVRLRSHLAQFRETVLGEDGALGRKLEFLLQEMGREVNTLGAKANDLEITRQVIAMKAELESLREQVQNVE is encoded by the coding sequence ATGACCGGATTTGGCGCCGCCGCCGTGTCGGTGCCCGGCGGACGGCTGGCGGTGGAGATGCGCTCGATCAACCACCGCTTCAGCGAGATCCAGATCCGGTTGCCCCGGGAGCTGGCGGGGCTGGAGGACCGGATCCGCGCCCTGGTGACGGCGCGGATCCTCCGCGGCCGCGTCGAGGTCAGCGTCACCCGCGAGGATGCGGGCCGCCGGGCGCGCGTGGTCCGGGCGGACGTCGACCTGGCCGCGGCGTATGCCCGGGCGTTGCGGGACCTGGCGCACGCGGTCGGGGCCGCAGGCGAGGTGACCATCGACCACCTGACGGCCCTGCCCGACGTGATCAGGGTGGACGAGGACCGCCCGGCCCTGGACGCCGTCTGGCCCCCGCTGGAGGAGGCCGTGCGGACCGCGCTGGACGCCCTGGTGGCGATGCGGGCGGCCGAGGGCCGGCGGCTGGCCGACGACGTGCTGGCGCGGCTGGAGGTCCTCGAACGGGCGGCCGAGACCGTCGCTGCGCGCAGCCGGGTCGTGGTGCAGGCGTACCGCGACCGGCTGCGGGCGCGTCTCGGTGAGCTGCTGGGCGAGGTACCCGTCGACGAAGCGCGGATCGCGATGGAACTGGCCATCGTGGCCGATCGTGCCGACATCACCGAGGAACTGGTGCGGTTGCGCAGCCACCTGGCCCAGTTCCGGGAGACCGTGCTGGGGGAGGATGGGGCGCTCGGCCGCAAGCTGGAGTTCCTCCTCCAGGAGATGGGGCGCGAGGTGAACACCCTGGGGGCGAAGGCCAACGATCTGGAGATCACCCGGCAGGTCATCGCCATGAAAGCGGAGCTGGAGAGCCTGCGGGAACAGGTGCAGAACGTCGAGTGA
- the rlmN gene encoding 23S rRNA (adenine(2503)-C(2))-methyltransferase RlmN has product MPTDVTAAPRTDLTGLGLDELEAFARSLGEPAYRGRQLARWIYRHRAATFEEMTDLPGPLRARLAAVARLPRLAVVARQEAPDGSTTKFLCALPDGQAVEAVLMRYADGRRTACISTQVGCGMGCTFCATGLAGLQRNLTAGEIIDQVLLIAQATGARPTHVVFMGMGEPLANYEATVRAVRILTAPWGVGIGGRHLTISTVGLVPQIHRLAAERFQLTLAISLHAPDDALRTQLVPVNRRWPIAQLVAAARAYATTTGRRVTFEYVLLAGVNDADAHARALGRLLAGGPFHVNVIPWNPVFGLQYRRPSEDAVRRFARTVRAAGVPVTVRVERGVEIDAACGQLRRTRPIPAPAGPTGSAP; this is encoded by the coding sequence ATGCCGACCGATGTGACCGCGGCCCCGCGCACCGACCTGACGGGTCTTGGACTCGACGAGCTCGAGGCGTTCGCGCGGTCGCTGGGCGAGCCGGCGTACCGCGGCCGCCAGCTGGCCCGGTGGATCTACCGGCACCGGGCTGCGACGTTCGAGGAGATGACCGACCTGCCCGGGCCGCTGCGCGCGCGGCTGGCCGCCGTCGCGCGGCTGCCGCGGCTGGCGGTCGTGGCGCGGCAGGAGGCCCCCGACGGGTCCACCACCAAGTTCCTCTGCGCCCTGCCCGACGGGCAGGCCGTCGAGGCCGTCCTGATGCGCTACGCCGACGGCCGGCGGACGGCGTGCATCTCGACGCAGGTCGGCTGCGGCATGGGCTGCACGTTCTGCGCCACGGGCCTGGCAGGCCTGCAGCGCAACCTCACCGCCGGCGAGATCATCGACCAGGTCCTGCTGATCGCGCAGGCCACCGGCGCGCGGCCCACCCACGTGGTCTTCATGGGCATGGGGGAGCCGCTGGCGAACTACGAGGCGACGGTGCGCGCCGTGCGCATCCTCACCGCGCCCTGGGGCGTGGGCATCGGCGGGCGGCACCTCACGATCTCGACGGTGGGGCTGGTGCCGCAGATCCACCGGCTCGCCGCGGAGCGCTTCCAGCTCACCCTGGCGATCTCCCTGCACGCGCCCGACGATGCGCTGCGCACGCAGCTGGTCCCCGTCAACCGCCGATGGCCCATCGCGCAGCTGGTGGCCGCCGCTCGGGCGTATGCGACCACCACCGGACGCCGGGTGACGTTCGAGTACGTGCTGCTGGCCGGGGTCAACGACGCCGACGCCCACGCCCGCGCGCTGGGCCGCCTGCTGGCTGGTGGCCCCTTCCACGTCAACGTGATCCCGTGGAACCCGGTCTTCGGGCTGCAGTACCGGCGGCCGTCGGAGGACGCGGTGCGGCGGTTCGCGCGGACCGTGCGGGCGGCCGGCGTACCGGTCACGGTCCGCGTGGAGCGCGGCGTGGAGATCGACGCGGCCTGCGGGCAGCTGCGGCGCACACGGCCGATCCCGGCGCCGGCCGGGCCGACGGGGAGCGCGCCGTGA
- a CDS encoding AAA family ATPase encodes MNGARVTVAVGGPIGVGKTTVARLLAERLGVPLISAGGVFREVARRRGVSVVDLNRLAEDDPSIDRDLDRLQGELARAGPCVVESRLSGWMVDADLKVWLDAPLAVRAARVAMREGQPPDRARQALLEREQSEWSRYKALYGIEFGDRTPYHLVIDTSRWDPEVIVDVLERLVRALRPAGQAR; translated from the coding sequence GTGAACGGCGCGCGGGTGACCGTCGCCGTCGGCGGTCCCATTGGTGTCGGCAAGACCACCGTGGCGCGCCTGCTGGCCGAGCGGCTCGGGGTGCCCTTGATCTCGGCGGGGGGCGTCTTCCGCGAGGTCGCACGGCGGCGGGGCGTCTCGGTCGTCGACCTGAACCGCCTGGCCGAGGACGATCCGTCCATTGACCGTGATCTGGACCGCCTGCAGGGCGAGCTGGCCCGGGCGGGGCCGTGTGTGGTCGAGTCCCGGCTGTCGGGCTGGATGGTCGACGCGGACCTCAAGGTCTGGCTGGATGCGCCGCTGGCGGTGCGCGCGGCGCGGGTGGCCATGCGTGAGGGGCAGCCCCCCGACCGCGCACGCCAGGCGTTGCTCGAGCGCGAGCAGAGCGAGTGGTCGCGCTACAAGGCCCTCTACGGCATCGAGTTCGGCGATCGCACGCCCTACCACCTGGTCATCGACACGAGCCGCTGGGACCCCGAGGTGATCGTCGACGTCCTGGAGCGTTTGGTACGAGCGCTGCGGCCGGCAGGGCAGGCGCGGTAG
- a CDS encoding zinc metallopeptidase: MVFDSSYVIVLPGILLALYAQWKVHSTFQRFSQVPTVAGRTGAEVAVELLRRRGVRDVAVEPVDGLLADHYDPRTKTLRLSPAVYGSASVAAVGVAAHECGHALQHHEGYAPLALRSAIVPVATLGTQAAIILFMIGLVASLRPLMDLGILLFLGYIAFALVTLPVEFDASRRAVAALQREGLVTSVEADGTRQVLNAAALTYVAAAAMAVLQLVRLVALRNMRDNE; encoded by the coding sequence ATGGTCTTCGACAGCTCGTACGTCATCGTGCTGCCGGGGATCCTCCTGGCGTTGTACGCCCAGTGGAAGGTCCACAGCACGTTCCAGCGGTTCAGCCAGGTACCCACCGTAGCCGGCCGGACCGGTGCGGAGGTCGCCGTGGAACTGCTCCGCCGGCGCGGCGTCCGGGACGTGGCGGTCGAGCCCGTGGACGGCCTGCTGGCCGACCACTACGACCCGCGGACGAAGACGCTGCGGCTGTCGCCGGCGGTGTACGGCAGCGCGTCGGTCGCGGCCGTGGGCGTGGCCGCCCACGAGTGCGGGCACGCGCTCCAGCACCACGAGGGCTATGCGCCGCTGGCGCTGCGCTCCGCCATCGTGCCGGTGGCGACGCTGGGAACCCAGGCGGCCATCATCCTGTTCATGATCGGGCTGGTCGCGAGCCTGCGGCCCCTGATGGACCTTGGCATCCTGCTGTTCTTGGGCTACATCGCGTTCGCGCTGGTCACGCTCCCGGTGGAGTTCGACGCGAGCCGGCGTGCGGTGGCGGCCCTGCAGCGTGAGGGGCTGGTGACCTCGGTAGAGGCCGACGGCACCCGGCAGGTGCTGAACGCCGCGGCCCTCACCTACGTCGCGGCCGCGGCCATGGCCGTGTTGCAGCTCGTCCGCCTGGTGGCCCTGCGCAACATGCGTGACAACGAGTAA
- the priA gene encoding primosomal protein N' translates to MDAATATSAEALLIAIDVPLRAGDVAFTYSAGAALGARAGDGVIVPFGARLLPGIVLGPGMPRGDLRPVLARVDGAPLVPPSVLALATWTAREFLSTVGEALAIATPWDALWYGVALDLPAVLPGTGRRSHHGSAPRRVSLARAASILLRDPRTVDTLAAQRAIRVHLPGPPAVSRGASPAGPSTALPPAAGGPLGQPAAARWPKLERPLREALARGAPGMVLAGWGRTPAYLTAIEVALAAGLSCIVAFPSIEAAETFAGVATSAGLMPVVLHAGLPPDRRLAAWRAAAEARLVVGTRAAVYAPVRDPALLIVDEEDAAGHKEERSPRYRTAAVAARRAADGGFLLLGSTTPTVATYAAVQEGRYRLVALPGRPRLGVVDLRRRSSPAPLSAPVAAAVRRAVQGRGRAVVIVDRKGYAGGLQCTECGRVTRCPTCGVALRYERARRQLRCGVCGRLAPVPATCVTCGGTHLRPLGVGTERVAAVLRSMAIRVWRFDRDIAPRGVASPTVLAPFLREGGVLVATPLVVPWLEVLRPQVVALVDADRMLHRPEFRAAERALALLRAVGLASGALVLVETSDPAHPALRAAVAPTLRAFYADELAQRAALGYPPARTLLLLTLFGPAAAVDALTARLAADPPPGVEVLGPAPVPGDPPRMQVVLKAADREAARALVWPLLTGGAPRGVRVVADVDPHEL, encoded by the coding sequence GTGGACGCGGCTACCGCCACATCCGCTGAAGCGCTCCTGATCGCCATCGACGTGCCGCTACGGGCCGGCGACGTGGCGTTTACCTACAGCGCCGGCGCGGCTCTGGGCGCGCGCGCGGGCGACGGCGTCATCGTGCCGTTCGGCGCGCGCCTGCTCCCGGGGATCGTGCTGGGGCCGGGGATGCCGCGGGGAGACCTGCGGCCGGTGCTGGCGCGGGTAGACGGGGCGCCCCTCGTGCCGCCGTCGGTGCTGGCCCTCGCGACATGGACGGCGCGCGAGTTCCTCTCCACGGTGGGCGAAGCGCTGGCCATCGCCACGCCCTGGGATGCGCTCTGGTACGGCGTGGCGCTGGACCTGCCCGCGGTCCTCCCGGGGACCGGGCGGCGGTCCCATCACGGGTCGGCTCCCCGTCGCGTCTCGCTCGCCCGTGCCGCCAGCATCCTGCTGCGCGACCCGAGAACGGTAGACACGCTGGCTGCACAGCGGGCGATTCGCGTGCACCTTCCCGGCCCACCGGCCGTCTCCCGCGGCGCCTCCCCGGCCGGTCCGTCGACGGCGCTCCCGCCGGCGGCTGGCGGCCCGTTGGGGCAGCCCGCAGCGGCGCGCTGGCCGAAACTGGAGCGTCCGTTGCGCGAGGCGCTGGCGCGCGGCGCGCCGGGCATGGTGCTGGCGGGATGGGGGCGGACGCCAGCCTACCTGACGGCCATCGAGGTCGCGCTGGCCGCCGGGCTTTCCTGCATCGTGGCGTTCCCCTCGATCGAAGCAGCGGAGACGTTCGCCGGGGTTGCAACCAGTGCTGGACTGATGCCAGTGGTGCTGCACGCGGGTCTGCCTCCGGACCGACGCCTGGCCGCTTGGCGCGCAGCCGCCGAGGCGCGGCTCGTGGTGGGGACGCGGGCCGCCGTGTACGCGCCGGTGCGCGACCCGGCGCTGCTCATCGTCGACGAGGAGGACGCCGCGGGCCACAAGGAAGAGCGGTCGCCGCGGTACCGCACTGCAGCCGTGGCGGCCCGTCGGGCCGCCGATGGCGGCTTCCTGCTCCTGGGCAGCACCACGCCCACGGTCGCCACGTACGCGGCGGTACAGGAAGGGCGCTACCGCCTGGTGGCCCTGCCGGGCCGTCCGCGGCTGGGCGTCGTCGACCTGCGGCGTCGATCCTCCCCGGCGCCGCTCAGCGCGCCCGTGGCAGCGGCCGTGCGACGCGCCGTGCAAGGACGCGGGCGGGCCGTCGTCATCGTCGACCGGAAGGGGTACGCCGGAGGATTGCAGTGCACCGAGTGCGGGCGCGTGACGCGCTGCCCGACGTGCGGGGTGGCGCTGCGGTACGAACGCGCGCGCCGCCAGCTGCGCTGCGGCGTATGCGGGCGTCTGGCGCCGGTGCCCGCCACCTGCGTCACCTGCGGCGGCACGCACCTGCGCCCGTTGGGCGTCGGGACGGAACGGGTGGCGGCGGTGCTGCGCAGCATGGCGATCCGCGTGTGGCGGTTTGATCGCGACATCGCACCCCGGGGGGTCGCCTCGCCCACGGTCCTGGCGCCGTTCCTCAGGGAGGGCGGCGTGCTGGTCGCCACGCCCCTGGTCGTGCCCTGGCTCGAGGTGCTGCGGCCGCAGGTCGTCGCGCTCGTGGATGCGGACCGGATGTTGCACCGCCCGGAGTTTCGGGCTGCCGAGCGGGCGCTGGCGCTGCTGCGTGCGGTCGGCCTGGCGTCGGGCGCGCTGGTGCTGGTCGAGACGTCCGACCCCGCACACCCGGCGCTGCGGGCCGCCGTCGCGCCCACGCTTCGCGCCTTCTATGCGGATGAGCTCGCCCAACGTGCTGCCCTGGGGTATCCGCCGGCGCGCACGTTGCTCCTGCTCACGCTCTTCGGCCCTGCGGCCGCCGTCGATGCGCTGACCGCGCGACTGGCTGCCGATCCACCGCCCGGGGTGGAGGTGCTGGGCCCTGCGCCCGTGCCAGGGGATCCGCCGCGAATGCAGGTCGTGCTGAAGGCCGCAGACCGGGAGGCGGCGCGGGCGCTGGTGTGGCCGCTGCTTACCGGCGGCGCGCCGCGCGGCGTGCGGGTGGTGGCCGACGTGGATCCCCACGAGCTGTAG
- a CDS encoding DUF370 domain-containing protein, protein MEPRLINIGFGNILAANRIVAIISPDSAPVKRIIQEARERGTLIDATYGRRTRAVVITDSGHVVLAAVQPETVAHRYAARDDAGDAAE, encoded by the coding sequence ATGGAGCCGCGCCTCATCAACATCGGATTCGGCAACATCCTCGCGGCGAATCGCATCGTGGCCATCATCAGCCCTGATTCGGCGCCGGTCAAACGCATCATCCAGGAAGCGCGCGAGCGCGGTACGCTGATCGACGCCACCTACGGCCGCCGCACGCGGGCGGTCGTCATCACCGACAGCGGGCACGTGGTGCTCGCTGCCGTCCAGCCCGAGACCGTCGCCCACCGCTACGCCGCGCGCGACGACGCCGGGGACGCGGCGGAGTGA
- the fmt gene encoding methionyl-tRNA formyltransferase has product MTEAPARRLRVLFFGTPAFALPSLDALARAATVVGVVTQPDRPAGRGRRLTPPPVALAARRLGLPVLQPVRLRDPAVLDALRALAPELGVAVAYGRIVPPAVLALPPLGCINLHPSLLPRYRGASPIQAAIADGATTTGVTVLYMSEEVDAGDIILQREVPIHPEETAGELEQRLAQEGAALLVEAVRLLAEGRAPRRPQDHAQATYTGRLAKADGMIDWTRPAQAIVNHVRAMTPWPGARTTWRGMPLRIWRARVTDAAPGAEPGRVVAVTPEGIVVAAGAGAVLVQEVQLPGGVRMAADAFARGHPIRPGDRLAGLPQPAGDARM; this is encoded by the coding sequence ATGACCGAGGCCCCCGCACGACGGCTGCGGGTGCTGTTCTTCGGCACCCCGGCGTTCGCGCTACCGTCGCTGGACGCCCTGGCGCGTGCGGCGACCGTGGTGGGCGTGGTGACCCAGCCCGACCGACCCGCCGGCCGCGGCCGCCGGCTCACGCCGCCCCCGGTGGCGCTGGCGGCGCGCCGGCTGGGTCTGCCGGTGTTGCAGCCCGTCCGGCTGCGAGACCCCGCGGTGCTGGACGCGCTGCGGGCGCTCGCCCCGGAGCTCGGCGTGGCCGTGGCCTACGGTCGGATCGTGCCGCCCGCGGTGCTGGCCCTGCCGCCGCTTGGCTGCATCAACCTGCATCCCTCGTTGCTGCCGCGCTACCGCGGCGCCTCGCCGATCCAGGCGGCGATCGCCGACGGGGCGACCACGACCGGCGTCACGGTGCTCTACATGAGCGAGGAGGTCGATGCGGGGGACATCATCCTCCAGCGGGAGGTGCCCATCCACCCCGAGGAGACGGCCGGCGAGCTCGAGCAACGGCTGGCACAGGAGGGTGCCGCGCTGCTGGTGGAGGCGGTGCGCCTGCTGGCGGAGGGGCGCGCACCGCGGCGTCCCCAGGATCACGCGCAGGCCACGTACACCGGCCGGCTCGCGAAGGCCGACGGCATGATCGACTGGACCCGGCCGGCCCAGGCCATCGTCAACCACGTGCGCGCGATGACGCCCTGGCCTGGCGCGCGGACCACCTGGCGGGGGATGCCGCTGCGGATCTGGCGCGCACGTGTTACGGACGCCGCGCCGGGCGCGGAGCCCGGCCGCGTGGTCGCGGTGACCCCGGAGGGCATCGTCGTCGCGGCGGGCGCAGGGGCGGTGCTGGTGCAGGAGGTCCAGCTGCCCGGCGGTGTGCGCATGGCCGCCGATGCGTTTGCGCGCGGACACCCGATCCGTCCGGGCGACCGCCTGGCTGGTCTTCCCCAGCCGGCCGGGGATGCTAGAATGTGA
- the rsmB gene encoding 16S rRNA (cytosine(967)-C(5))-methyltransferase RsmB: MTTSNTARTAPASAREVAYTVLLRTETAGAFATVLLFRALQRSGLSQADRALATALVLGVLRHRGRLDWALAAFLRRPLTTLPPAIRTVLRLGAYQLLDLPRIPPPVAVDEAVALARRHGHPGTAGLVNAVLRRLSAEGPPPPPDVAVDPAGHLAVVYSLPRWLAERWLARWGVDETAALAAACLQPAPSVVRVNTLLATPSEVRLALAARGVRATTGLLPEALRVQGSLTARLPLYARGLCMAQDEGAMVVARAVAPPADGVVIDACAAPGGKTTHLAALMHNTGRLIACDVHPGKLTALAHRCALMGVTNVEAHHLDARTLGRTFPGQADAVLVDAPCSGLGVVRRRPDVKWRIAPDALARCAALQRELLAGAAGAVRPGGVLVYSVCTLEPEEGPDVVREFLRTHRAFAFASLPPAVPRLLHGQPVAGADAGEIVLLPHRHDTDGFYVARLVRG; encoded by the coding sequence GTGACAACGAGTAACACCGCCCGCACCGCGCCGGCGTCCGCCCGGGAGGTCGCCTATACCGTCCTCCTGCGGACCGAGACCGCAGGGGCGTTCGCCACGGTCCTGCTGTTTCGCGCGCTGCAGCGGTCGGGGCTGTCGCAGGCCGACCGGGCGCTGGCGACGGCGCTGGTGCTGGGCGTGTTGCGACACCGCGGGCGCCTCGACTGGGCGCTCGCGGCGTTCCTGCGGCGTCCGCTGACCACGCTGCCGCCGGCGATCCGCACCGTTCTGCGCCTGGGCGCCTATCAGCTGCTGGATCTCCCGCGTATCCCTCCGCCCGTGGCGGTGGACGAGGCCGTGGCCCTGGCACGCCGGCACGGGCATCCGGGGACGGCGGGCCTCGTCAACGCCGTCCTCCGGCGCCTGAGCGCCGAGGGGCCACCGCCGCCACCCGACGTCGCCGTCGATCCCGCCGGGCATCTGGCAGTGGTGTACTCGCTGCCCCGGTGGCTCGCTGAGCGCTGGCTGGCGCGCTGGGGCGTGGACGAGACCGCGGCGCTGGCCGCCGCGTGCCTGCAGCCCGCGCCGTCCGTGGTCAGGGTCAACACGCTGCTGGCGACGCCCAGCGAGGTGCGCCTGGCGCTCGCCGCGCGCGGCGTGCGTGCCACCACCGGCCTGCTGCCCGAAGCCCTGCGGGTGCAGGGGTCGCTGACCGCGCGTCTGCCCCTGTACGCGCGCGGCCTGTGCATGGCGCAGGACGAGGGCGCCATGGTGGTGGCCCGGGCGGTCGCCCCGCCGGCAGACGGGGTGGTCATCGACGCGTGCGCGGCACCCGGCGGGAAGACGACCCACCTGGCCGCGTTGATGCACAATACCGGACGGCTGATCGCCTGCGACGTCCACCCCGGCAAGCTGACCGCGCTGGCGCACCGGTGCGCCCTCATGGGCGTCACCAACGTGGAGGCCCATCACCTGGATGCGCGCACGCTGGGCCGGACGTTCCCCGGCCAGGCGGACGCGGTGCTGGTGGACGCGCCGTGCTCGGGGCTGGGCGTGGTGCGACGCCGACCCGACGTGAAATGGCGCATCGCCCCCGACGCGCTGGCGCGGTGCGCCGCGCTGCAACGGGAGCTCCTGGCCGGGGCGGCCGGGGCCGTGCGGCCCGGGGGGGTGCTGGTCTACAGCGTCTGCACCCTGGAACCCGAAGAAGGTCCGGACGTCGTCCGGGAGTTCCTGCGGACGCATCGCGCGTTTGCGTTTGCGTCCCTGCCGCCGGCCGTCCCCCGCCTCCTCCACGGGCAGCCGGTGGCCGGCGCGGACGCCGGCGAGATCGTGCTGCTGCCGCACCGGCACGATACCGACGGGTTCTACGTGGCCCGACTGGTCCGGGGGTGA
- the def gene encoding peptide deformylase produces the protein MPAARRLEIVTVDSPRAGILRRKARPVGRVTREVTELIDAMLATMEAAGGLGLAAPQVGESVRVFVARVEDRTLALADPEVVRAEGEVVDTEGCLSVPGVIAEVPRAASVTVRGKNRRGRRVTIQADGLLARVIQHEVDHLDGVLFLDRVRDPTTIRHLTGAEDRGAPAATAGATARSDVRTATG, from the coding sequence ATGCCAGCAGCGCGGCGCCTCGAGATCGTCACCGTGGACAGCCCGCGGGCGGGGATCCTGCGTCGGAAGGCCAGGCCCGTCGGCCGGGTCACACGTGAAGTGACGGAACTGATCGACGCGATGCTCGCCACCATGGAGGCGGCGGGTGGCCTCGGCCTGGCCGCGCCCCAGGTGGGAGAGAGCGTGCGGGTCTTCGTCGCCCGGGTCGAGGACCGCACGCTGGCGCTTGCGGATCCCGAAGTGGTGCGGGCCGAGGGCGAGGTGGTCGATACGGAGGGGTGCCTGTCGGTGCCCGGGGTGATCGCCGAGGTGCCCCGCGCGGCCAGCGTCACGGTGCGGGGCAAGAACCGTCGCGGACGCCGCGTCACGATCCAGGCCGACGGCCTGCTGGCGCGCGTGATCCAGCACGAGGTCGACCACCTGGACGGCGTGCTGTTCCTCGACCGCGTGCGGGACCCGACCACGATCCGCCACCTGACTGGCGCGGAGGACCGGGGCGCCCCTGCCGCCACGGCGGGTGCCACTGCACGGAGCGACGTGCGCACCGCCACCGGATGA